A section of the Roseovarius sp. W115 genome encodes:
- a CDS encoding rhodanese-related sulfurtransferase, which translates to MYTIAALYHFTRFDDPETIQAPLLELCEAQKISGSLLLAREGINGTIAGPRAGINTVLAHIRALPGCADLECKESTSASQPFRRLKVRLKNEIVTMGQPDVDPKARVGHYVEPKEWNDLIQSPDVAVIDTRNDYEVAIGTFEGAIDPETESFRDFPAWWEANKDRFHNKRIAMFCTGGIRCEKSTNYLLGQGVEDVYHLKGGILKYLEEVPEEDSTWQGSCFVFDGRVSVDHGLREGPHLLCHACRRPILPEDTNRPEYEEGVSCHQCAYETTETDKDRFRERQKQMALAEARGERHIKIVHDD; encoded by the coding sequence ATGTACACGATTGCAGCACTCTATCATTTCACGCGGTTTGATGACCCTGAAACGATTCAGGCGCCATTGCTTGAGCTGTGCGAGGCGCAGAAAATCTCTGGTTCGCTCTTGCTGGCGCGCGAAGGCATCAACGGCACCATCGCCGGACCGCGTGCCGGGATTAACACCGTGCTGGCTCATATCCGTGCCTTGCCCGGTTGTGCCGACCTGGAATGCAAGGAAAGCACAAGCGCCAGCCAACCCTTTCGCCGTCTCAAGGTGCGACTGAAAAACGAGATCGTGACGATGGGCCAACCTGATGTCGATCCAAAGGCGCGTGTCGGGCATTACGTGGAGCCAAAGGAGTGGAATGATCTCATCCAAAGCCCGGATGTCGCCGTTATCGATACGCGCAATGACTATGAGGTTGCGATTGGCACGTTTGAAGGTGCGATTGATCCCGAGACTGAGTCTTTTCGCGACTTCCCCGCCTGGTGGGAGGCCAACAAGGACCGGTTCCACAACAAACGCATCGCGATGTTCTGTACAGGGGGCATTCGGTGCGAAAAGTCGACCAATTACCTGCTCGGCCAAGGGGTTGAGGACGTCTACCACCTTAAGGGCGGTATTCTGAAATATCTTGAAGAGGTCCCCGAGGAGGACAGCACATGGCAAGGCAGTTGTTTTGTGTTTGATGGACGTGTGTCAGTTGATCACGGCTTGCGAGAAGGTCCGCACCTGCTTTGCCACGCCTGTCGTCGGCCAATCTTACCAGAGGATACAAATCGCCCTGAATACGAGGAGGGTGTGTCCTGTCATCAGTGTGCCTATGAGACGACCGAGACGGACAAGGACCGATTTCGGGAGCGGCAAAAGCAGATGGCCCTCGCCGAGGCGCGCGGGGAACGGCATATCAAGATTGTGCATGACGACTAG
- a CDS encoding KpsF/GutQ family sugar-phosphate isomerase: protein MSDRRPSDIARTVLETETNALSQMREALPDAFDAAIELLLATKGRVIVSGMGKSGHVAAKIAATLASTGTPAQYVHPGEASHGDLGMVTAQDAMILISNSGETRELADIIAHCARFSVPVVAITKKPRSTLGRQADHVLTLPDAPEACGIGAPTTSTTCTMALGDAIAVAMMELRGFEKENFLAFHPGGTLGAQLLKVSAVMHTGEELPVVTPDTTMGDTLLEMTAKGFGVAAVVVDNRLHGVITDGDLRRNMDQLMTRSAGEVATQNPMTTSPDTLLVEALGVMNTNKRTVLLVVEDTGALCGLVHIHDALRAGVA from the coding sequence ATGAGCGACCGGCGTCCTTCCGATATTGCCCGCACAGTTCTGGAAACTGAGACGAATGCGCTCAGCCAGATGCGCGAGGCCCTGCCCGATGCGTTTGATGCTGCAATTGAGCTTCTGCTGGCCACCAAGGGCCGGGTCATCGTCTCTGGTATGGGCAAATCTGGGCATGTCGCTGCCAAGATTGCCGCCACATTGGCGAGCACGGGCACGCCTGCACAATACGTACATCCCGGAGAGGCCAGCCATGGCGATCTGGGGATGGTGACAGCACAGGACGCGATGATCCTGATTTCGAACTCTGGCGAGACCAGGGAACTGGCTGACATCATCGCCCATTGCGCTCGGTTTTCTGTGCCAGTGGTTGCGATCACCAAAAAACCAAGAAGCACATTGGGACGTCAGGCAGATCACGTGCTGACATTGCCCGACGCCCCCGAAGCCTGCGGCATCGGCGCGCCCACCACATCAACCACCTGCACGATGGCTCTGGGCGATGCAATTGCGGTGGCCATGATGGAGCTACGTGGTTTTGAAAAAGAGAATTTCCTGGCATTTCATCCCGGAGGCACGCTGGGAGCCCAACTCTTGAAGGTATCCGCCGTGATGCACACCGGAGAGGAGCTGCCAGTTGTGACCCCAGACACCACTATGGGCGATACGCTTTTGGAGATGACAGCGAAAGGGTTTGGTGTGGCTGCAGTCGTCGTTGACAACCGCCTGCATGGCGTGATCACCGACGGTGACCTGCGCCGCAACATGGACCAGTTGATGACGCGTTCTGCGGGCGAAGTGGCAACGCAGAATCCCATGACGACAAGCCCTGATACTCTCTTGGTTGAGGCGCTAGGTGTGATGAACACAAACAAGCGGACGGTGCTTCTAGTCGTTGAGGATACCGGCGCGCTTTGCGGTCTGGTCCATATACACGACGCGCTGCGCGCGGGTGTGGCCTAA
- a CDS encoding DegT/DnrJ/EryC1/StrS family aminotransferase, which yields MSDTDGFPLATTSWDEKEYAAIERVVKSGMFSMGAEVAKFEDQFARAMGSAHAVMVNSGSSANLIIVAALRYHSKHGLPEGAEVIVPAVSWSTTYYPLHQYGLLQKFVDIDPNTLNYDLEALADAITDATRAIMVVNLLGNPNEFDRIKAIVADRDILILEDNCESLGATYQGRQAGTFGIAGSYSSFFSHHIATMEGGLVVTDDEELYHIMLSVRSHGWTRHLPKINHVTGEKSDDPFEESFKFVLPGYNLRPLEMSGAIGQEQIAKLPMIVSERRKNAEQFRALMQGYPQIRIQREIGESSWFGFSMVVEPDAGFSRADLIAALGKYYVDCRPIVAGNFAKNDVVTKHMDHVIHGELRHANDIDQNGLFVGNHHYPLEGRWDLLRAALDEVAG from the coding sequence ATGAGTGATACCGACGGATTTCCATTGGCCACCACAAGCTGGGACGAGAAGGAATACGCCGCCATCGAGCGCGTGGTGAAATCCGGCATGTTCTCGATGGGGGCGGAAGTGGCCAAGTTCGAAGACCAGTTTGCCCGCGCCATGGGATCGGCCCATGCGGTGATGGTCAATTCCGGGTCGTCGGCCAACCTGATCATCGTGGCGGCCCTGCGGTATCATTCCAAACACGGTTTGCCGGAAGGGGCTGAGGTCATCGTGCCTGCGGTGAGCTGGTCCACGACCTACTATCCGCTGCATCAGTATGGGCTTTTGCAAAAGTTCGTGGATATCGATCCTAACACGCTCAACTATGATCTTGAGGCTCTGGCGGACGCCATCACGGACGCAACCCGCGCGATCATGGTGGTGAACCTTTTGGGCAATCCCAATGAGTTTGACCGGATCAAAGCCATTGTCGCTGACCGGGACATCCTGATCCTGGAAGACAATTGCGAAAGCCTTGGGGCCACCTATCAGGGGCGGCAGGCCGGAACGTTTGGCATCGCGGGCAGCTACTCATCTTTCTTTTCCCACCATATCGCCACCATGGAAGGCGGGCTTGTCGTCACCGATGACGAAGAGCTTTACCACATCATGCTGTCGGTGCGCTCTCATGGCTGGACACGGCATTTGCCCAAAATCAACCATGTGACGGGCGAAAAATCGGACGATCCCTTTGAGGAAAGCTTCAAGTTTGTCCTGCCCGGCTACAACCTGCGCCCGCTGGAGATGAGCGGGGCGATCGGGCAGGAGCAGATTGCCAAATTACCGATGATCGTCTCTGAGCGGCGCAAGAATGCCGAACAGTTCCGCGCGCTCATGCAGGGATACCCTCAGATCCGCATTCAGCGGGAAATTGGGGAGAGCAGCTGGTTTGGCTTTTCCATGGTAGTGGAGCCGGATGCGGGCTTCAGCCGCGCCGATCTGATCGCAGCGCTGGGAAAGTACTATGTCGATTGCCGTCCCATCGTGGCGGGCAATTTCGCCAAGAACGATGTTGTAACCAAGCACATGGATCATGTGATCCATGGTGAGCTGCGTCATGCCAATGATATTGACCAGAACGGACTCTTTGTCGGCAATCACCACTATCCGCTTGAAGGCAGATGGGATTTGCTGCGCGCGGCTTTGGATGAGGTTGCAGGGTAG
- a CDS encoding GDP-L-fucose synthase family protein — MKVFLTGGRGMVGRAIQAHDRASEHQVLAPNSADLDLTHRETVMAILASEKPDIVIHSAGRVGGIQANMASPAAFLADNMDMGFNVVLAAREAGVPQVLNLGSSCMYPHDAPNPLHEESLGKGELEPTNEGYGLAKVAVARLCAFVSQERADLAYKTLIPCNLYGLNDKFDPKVSHLVPAIIRKVHEAKEQGADTVEIWGDGTARREFMFSEDLADGVWAAVDGFESLPGMMNIGLGYDYSINEYYTEAAKVIGWKGHFTHDLSKPTGMKQKLLDVSAQTRFGWTPKTTLQDGIAQTYLHFQDLLKRGDA, encoded by the coding sequence ATGAAGGTCTTTTTGACAGGCGGGCGCGGGATGGTGGGCCGCGCCATTCAGGCGCATGATCGCGCGTCCGAGCATCAGGTTTTGGCCCCCAACAGTGCCGATCTTGATCTGACGCACCGCGAGACGGTGATGGCGATCCTGGCCAGTGAAAAGCCGGATATTGTCATTCATTCCGCCGGGCGTGTGGGCGGGATTCAAGCCAACATGGCCTCACCTGCCGCCTTTCTGGCGGACAATATGGACATGGGCTTCAACGTGGTTCTGGCCGCGCGCGAGGCAGGTGTGCCGCAGGTGCTCAACCTTGGGTCTTCCTGCATGTATCCACATGACGCGCCCAATCCTCTGCACGAAGAGAGCCTTGGAAAAGGGGAGCTTGAGCCAACAAACGAGGGCTACGGCCTGGCCAAGGTAGCGGTCGCCCGGCTCTGTGCCTTCGTTTCTCAGGAACGTGCTGATTTAGCCTATAAAACGCTCATCCCCTGCAATCTCTATGGGCTCAACGACAAATTCGACCCCAAGGTCTCGCATCTAGTTCCGGCGATCATCCGCAAGGTGCATGAGGCAAAAGAACAAGGCGCAGACACGGTTGAAATCTGGGGGGACGGCACAGCGCGGCGGGAATTCATGTTCTCAGAGGATTTGGCAGACGGTGTCTGGGCCGCGGTAGACGGGTTTGAGAGCCTGCCAGGTATGATGAATATCGGTTTGGGCTATGACTATTCGATCAATGAGTACTACACAGAAGCGGCAAAAGTGATCGGATGGAAGGGTCATTTCACGCATGACCTTTCAAAGCCCACCGGTATGAAGCAGAAACTTCTCGACGTTAGCGCGCAGACACGTTTTGGCTGGACGCCAAAAACCACTCTGCAAGACGGTATCGCACAGACATATTTGCACTTTCAGGACCTTTTGAAACGAGGCGACGCATGA